One genomic segment of Geoalkalibacter ferrihydriticus DSM 17813 includes these proteins:
- a CDS encoding M16 family metallopeptidase: protein MPEFFQDTLANGLRVITVPMPHLHAAEMMFFFNVGSRHEASEVAGVSHFLEHMLFRGNRDYPTGPDLERAFEAIGGYVNAATDIETTCYHSRLHPAHLDQATKLFAAMLRYPLLRDLETERRVILEEALEDLNEQGEEINPDTLGARLLWPDHPLGRPPIGSRQTIEAMRLEDLERHWTQYYTPHNLVAVAAGRVEHGAFVAAVSKHFGSWQGSPAPAAQVFNEPTESPGPHSRWVRDSGSQVSLQLAFRGPGRQDERSLALRVLRRVLSGGGSARLMLRLREELGLTYGVEAQLMQTAETGALAIDLSLAPENLEQALDEVLRLLEELCTTPVPEEELAAVVRAFLYELEFSCDFTEELAARYGWGEAVGNLRTLDRERREIAGITAELLQQMARQIFRRESLCLAVVGPWRDEVSRRVTRRLKAFRP, encoded by the coding sequence ATGCCTGAATTTTTCCAAGACACCCTGGCCAACGGTCTGCGCGTGATCACCGTGCCCATGCCCCATCTGCACGCCGCCGAGATGATGTTTTTTTTCAATGTCGGCAGCCGCCACGAAGCGTCTGAGGTGGCCGGGGTCTCCCATTTTCTTGAACACATGCTGTTTCGCGGCAACCGCGATTATCCCACCGGCCCCGATCTGGAGCGCGCCTTCGAGGCCATCGGCGGCTACGTCAACGCCGCCACGGACATCGAGACCACCTGCTATCATTCGCGGCTGCACCCCGCCCATCTCGACCAGGCCACCAAGCTGTTCGCCGCCATGCTGCGCTATCCGCTGCTGCGCGATCTGGAAACCGAGCGGCGCGTGATTCTTGAAGAAGCACTGGAAGATCTCAACGAACAGGGCGAGGAAATCAACCCTGACACCCTGGGCGCGCGGCTCCTGTGGCCCGATCATCCTCTCGGCCGACCGCCCATCGGCAGTCGCCAGACCATCGAGGCTATGCGTCTGGAGGATCTCGAACGGCACTGGACGCAATACTACACTCCCCACAATCTGGTGGCGGTGGCTGCCGGGCGCGTCGAACACGGCGCTTTCGTCGCTGCCGTAAGCAAACACTTCGGGTCCTGGCAGGGTTCGCCGGCACCCGCGGCCCAGGTTTTCAACGAGCCGACGGAAAGCCCCGGACCACACAGCCGTTGGGTGCGCGACAGCGGCTCGCAGGTGTCGCTGCAATTGGCGTTTCGCGGGCCGGGGCGCCAGGATGAACGCAGCCTGGCACTGCGCGTGTTGCGGCGGGTGTTGTCCGGTGGGGGAAGCGCGCGCTTGATGCTGCGCTTGCGCGAAGAGTTGGGCCTGACCTACGGCGTCGAAGCCCAACTCATGCAGACCGCGGAAACCGGCGCTTTGGCCATCGATTTGTCCTTGGCGCCGGAGAATCTGGAACAAGCTCTGGATGAGGTGCTGCGTCTGCTCGAAGAGCTATGCACCACCCCCGTTCCCGAAGAGGAATTGGCGGCAGTGGTGCGCGCATTTCTTTATGAACTCGAATTCAGCTGTGATTTCACCGAGGAATTGGCCGCGCGCTACGGGTGGGGCGAAGCCGTCGGAAATCTGCGCACCCTGGACCGGGAGCGCCGCGAAATTGCCGGCATCACAGCAGAATTGCTGCAACAAATGGCCCGCCAGATTTTTCGTCGCGAATCTCTGTGTCTGGCCGTGGTTGGCCCTTGGCGCGATGAGGTCAGCCGCAGAGTGACGCGCCGGCTTAAGGCTTTTCGTCCCTAA
- the hemB gene encoding porphobilinogen synthase encodes MFFPEYRARRLRRNDSLRRMVRETHLRVDDLIYPMFSAFGKDIRKEIPSMPGIYQQSIEHIVAEAREVHDLGIPAVILFGIPEAKDAVGQDAYSDTGIIQETIRAIKETVPELTVITDVCLCEYTDHGHCGVIKDGDVDNDATLQLLAAEALSHARAGADMVAPSDMMDGRVAAIREILDANGFSHIPIMSYAVKYASAYYGPFRDAADSTPQFGDRRSYQMDPANRREALREATLDVQECADFLMVKPALAYLDILRDLRERFDLPLVAYNVSGEYSMIKAAAKLGWVDHDRVVIETLVGMKRAGADLIITYHAKEAAQLLRARATG; translated from the coding sequence ATGTTCTTTCCCGAATATCGCGCCCGGCGCTTGCGCCGCAATGACAGCCTACGCCGCATGGTGCGTGAAACCCATCTGCGCGTCGACGATCTGATCTATCCCATGTTCAGCGCCTTCGGCAAAGACATCCGCAAGGAGATCCCCTCCATGCCGGGTATTTATCAGCAGTCCATCGAGCATATCGTCGCCGAGGCGCGCGAGGTACACGACTTGGGCATCCCGGCGGTCATCCTCTTCGGTATTCCTGAAGCCAAGGATGCCGTGGGCCAGGACGCCTACAGCGACACCGGCATTATCCAGGAAACCATTCGCGCCATTAAAGAAACGGTACCCGAACTGACGGTGATTACCGATGTATGTCTGTGCGAATACACCGACCACGGCCACTGCGGGGTGATCAAGGACGGCGACGTGGACAACGACGCCACCTTGCAGTTGCTCGCCGCCGAAGCCCTCTCCCATGCACGCGCCGGAGCCGACATGGTGGCGCCCTCGGACATGATGGACGGGCGCGTGGCGGCCATCCGCGAGATCCTCGACGCCAACGGCTTCAGCCACATCCCCATCATGAGCTACGCGGTCAAATACGCCAGCGCCTACTACGGACCCTTCCGCGATGCGGCCGACTCCACCCCGCAGTTCGGCGATCGGCGCTCCTACCAGATGGATCCCGCCAATCGCCGCGAAGCCCTGCGCGAGGCGACCCTGGATGTACAGGAATGCGCGGATTTTCTCATGGTCAAGCCGGCCCTTGCCTATCTCGACATTCTGCGCGATCTGCGCGAGCGCTTTGACTTGCCGCTGGTGGCCTACAACGTGTCAGGCGAGTATTCCATGATCAAGGCTGCCGCCAAGCTCGGCTGGGTCGATCATGATCGGGTGGTGATTGAAACCCTGGTGGGCATGAAGCGCGCCGGCGCCGACCTGATCATCACCTATCACGCCAAGGAAGCCGCGCAGTTGCTCAGGGCGCGGGCGACAGGGTAA
- the hemA gene encoding glutamyl-tRNA reductase, translating to MNIIVVGLSHKTAPVEIREKVAFAPTAMEKPLRQLVELPMVTEGVIVSTCNRVELYVTSRDVDAAIARLRRFLADYHGLTLDELAPHLYDLCGLDAIRHVFRVASSLDSMVIGEPQILGQIKTAYGYACDYKTSGVILNRFLHKAFSVAKRVRTETQIASNAVSVSFAAVELARKIFDTLTDKTVLLIGAGEMCELAARHFVANGVAQVLVTNRTYERAVKLAKEFNGKPILFENYADNLHRVDIVLTSTGAPNYILHQRQVEEVIRQRRHKPMFFIDIAVPRDIDPKVNEVDNCYLYDVDDLQGVVQSNLKERHKEAKKAEAIVEEEIGQFHQWMAGLDVVPTIVALRTHFDEIRRAELDKTFTNLKDLNGKQRKAIEAMAQAIINKALHQPITVLKNGQSDPSGDNYVEALRTLFNLPPVDGEEHPASCKKHSDP from the coding sequence TGATCGTCTCCACCTGCAACCGGGTAGAGCTATATGTCACCAGCCGCGACGTGGATGCGGCCATCGCGCGACTTAGGCGCTTTCTTGCCGACTATCACGGGCTCACTCTCGATGAGCTCGCGCCTCACCTCTACGATCTGTGTGGTCTCGACGCCATTCGCCATGTGTTTCGCGTGGCCTCCAGCCTTGACTCCATGGTCATTGGCGAGCCGCAAATTCTCGGTCAGATCAAGACCGCCTATGGCTACGCCTGCGATTATAAGACCTCCGGGGTGATCCTCAACCGCTTTCTGCACAAGGCTTTTTCCGTTGCCAAGCGGGTGCGCACCGAAACCCAGATTGCGAGCAATGCGGTGTCAGTGTCTTTTGCCGCCGTGGAGTTGGCGCGTAAAATCTTCGATACCCTCACCGACAAAACCGTGCTGCTCATCGGTGCCGGGGAAATGTGCGAACTGGCCGCCCGCCATTTCGTGGCCAACGGCGTTGCTCAAGTGCTGGTGACCAACCGCACTTATGAGCGCGCGGTAAAGCTTGCCAAGGAATTCAACGGTAAGCCGATTCTGTTTGAAAATTATGCCGACAACCTGCACCGGGTCGACATCGTACTCACCTCCACAGGCGCGCCTAATTACATCCTGCACCAGCGCCAGGTCGAAGAGGTGATCAGGCAGCGCCGCCACAAGCCCATGTTCTTCATCGATATCGCCGTGCCTCGCGATATCGATCCCAAGGTCAACGAGGTGGACAACTGCTATCTCTATGATGTCGATGATCTGCAGGGGGTGGTGCAGTCCAATCTCAAGGAGCGCCACAAAGAGGCGAAAAAGGCCGAAGCCATCGTCGAGGAGGAAATCGGCCAGTTTCATCAGTGGATGGCGGGGCTTGACGTGGTGCCGACCATTGTTGCGCTGCGCACTCACTTCGACGAGATCCGTCGCGCCGAACTCGATAAGACCTTTACCAATCTCAAGGATCTCAACGGCAAGCAGCGCAAAGCCATCGAGGCCATGGCGCAAGCCATCATCAACAAGGCCCTGCACCAACCGATCACCGTTCTCAAAAACGGCCAGAGCGATCCGTCCGGCGACAATTACGTGGAGGCGCTGCGCACTCTGTTCAATCTGCCGCCGGTTGACGGCGAGGAACACCCGGCGTCCTGCAAAAAACACAGCGACCCTTAG
- the cobA gene encoding uroporphyrinogen-III C-methyltransferase: protein MTKTGVVYLVGAGPGDPGLITVKGRDCLRRADVVVYDYLANPRLLAEAPPEAERIYVGKTRGLHHRPQEEINLLLAEHARQGKTVVRLKGGDPYVFGRGGEEALHLRGQGIAFEVVPGVTAAFAAAAYAGIPLTHRDYTTSLGLVTGHENPEKKMSRLDWEKLATGVGTLVFYMGMANLELLTRELVRHGRPPETPVAIVRWATTPCQRTLTGTLEDIVAKVRKQGFKPPAVIIVGEVVALRSHLAWFEERPLFGRRLLITRSAGQAGAFQQMLEGLGAEVVSVPTIATVAPLDWAAVDEGLMRLPDTDFLILTSTNAVEFFFDRLRATNRDLRALAGVRVVAVGPKTAAALAAHGIRADLVPNTYQAEGVVELLRGLGVKGKRILYPHAELARDLIPRDLRALGAEVDAPVLYRTVMPEHGGDELRRLFAERTLDAVVFTASSTVQNFVKMVGKDAPQLPRGVAVASIGPPTTKTAQKLGLDVHIQPASSTLDDLAAAVVEYFRHQPFHAGDD, encoded by the coding sequence ATGACAAAAACGGGAGTGGTCTATCTTGTGGGCGCCGGTCCCGGTGACCCCGGCCTGATTACCGTCAAGGGGCGCGACTGTCTACGTCGCGCCGACGTGGTAGTGTACGATTATCTCGCCAATCCGCGTCTGCTCGCCGAAGCGCCGCCCGAGGCCGAGCGGATTTACGTGGGCAAGACGCGCGGTCTTCATCATCGCCCCCAGGAAGAAATCAACCTCCTGCTCGCCGAGCATGCCCGACAGGGCAAGACGGTGGTGCGGCTCAAAGGCGGCGACCCCTATGTGTTCGGGCGCGGTGGCGAAGAAGCCCTGCATCTGCGCGGGCAGGGTATCGCCTTCGAGGTCGTGCCGGGCGTCACCGCGGCTTTTGCCGCCGCAGCCTATGCCGGCATTCCTTTAACGCATCGCGACTACACCACCAGCCTCGGGCTGGTCACGGGGCACGAAAACCCCGAGAAGAAGATGTCGCGCCTGGATTGGGAGAAGCTGGCCACCGGCGTCGGTACCCTGGTCTTTTACATGGGCATGGCCAACCTTGAGCTTCTGACCCGCGAACTGGTGCGTCACGGCCGCCCGCCCGAAACGCCGGTGGCCATCGTTCGCTGGGCCACCACCCCGTGCCAACGCACCCTGACGGGGACTTTGGAAGATATCGTCGCCAAGGTGCGCAAGCAGGGATTCAAACCGCCGGCGGTGATCATTGTCGGCGAGGTCGTGGCCCTGCGCTCCCATCTGGCCTGGTTCGAGGAGCGCCCATTGTTCGGGCGACGGCTTCTGATAACGCGCAGCGCCGGGCAGGCCGGCGCCTTTCAGCAGATGCTCGAAGGCCTGGGTGCGGAGGTCGTCTCCGTGCCGACCATCGCCACCGTAGCGCCGTTGGATTGGGCGGCGGTGGACGAGGGTCTGATGCGCTTACCGGACACCGATTTTCTGATCCTGACCTCGACCAATGCGGTCGAATTCTTTTTCGACCGCCTGCGCGCGACGAATCGTGATCTGCGTGCTCTGGCCGGGGTCCGGGTGGTCGCCGTCGGTCCCAAAACGGCCGCCGCCCTGGCCGCACACGGCATCCGCGCGGATCTGGTGCCCAACACCTATCAGGCCGAAGGTGTGGTGGAGTTGCTGCGCGGCCTCGGCGTGAAGGGCAAACGCATCCTCTATCCTCATGCCGAACTCGCGCGCGATCTCATCCCGCGCGACCTGCGGGCCCTGGGCGCCGAAGTTGACGCACCGGTTCTCTATCGCACCGTCATGCCGGAGCACGGGGGGGACGAGTTGCGTCGCCTGTTCGCAGAGCGTACCCTGGATGCAGTCGTCTTCACCGCTTCATCGACCGTGCAAAATTTTGTTAAAATGGTCGGCAAGGACGCTCCGCAGCTGCCGCGCGGTGTGGCGGTCGCATCCATCGGCCCACCCACGACGAAGACCGCGCAAAAACTCGGCCTGGATGTACATATCCAACCGGCGAGTTCTACTCTGGACGATCTTGCGGCAGCCGTGGTTGAATATTTCCGGCACCAACCGTTCCATGCCGGGGACGATTGA
- the hemC gene encoding hydroxymethylbilane synthase: protein MSRKTLRIGTRASQLALWQANWVKSCLEQRYPDLEVTLTKIKTQGDRILDVPLAMVGGKGLFVKEIEEAMLRDEVDIAVHSMKDVPTVFPEGLALRCITEREDPRDILVLRPGVATWRELPQGARIGTSSLRRKSQMLHERPDLHMLDIRGNVETRLRKLTEEDLDGVVLASAGMKRLGFAARISEYLAPEVMLPAIGQGALGLESRVDDAEINALIDFFNHSETAYAVTAERALLRHLEGGCQVPIAAYGTVSGDQVRLTGLVASVDGRQFLKKTLSGPVAEAQALGVSLAEDLLVMGADKILNEVYQHETFNRDREDV, encoded by the coding sequence ATGAGTAGAAAAACTCTGCGGATCGGAACCCGCGCCAGCCAACTGGCCCTGTGGCAGGCCAACTGGGTCAAAAGCTGTCTGGAACAAAGATATCCCGACCTCGAGGTGACCCTGACCAAGATCAAGACCCAGGGCGACCGGATTCTCGATGTGCCCCTGGCCATGGTTGGCGGAAAGGGCTTGTTCGTCAAAGAGATCGAGGAAGCTATGCTGCGCGATGAAGTGGACATCGCCGTGCATTCCATGAAGGATGTTCCCACGGTGTTTCCCGAGGGACTGGCCCTGCGTTGCATCACCGAGCGCGAGGATCCGCGCGACATTTTGGTGTTGCGCCCGGGAGTCGCAACCTGGCGCGAACTGCCTCAGGGCGCGCGCATCGGCACTTCCTCCTTGCGGCGCAAATCACAGATGTTGCACGAGCGGCCTGATCTGCACATGCTCGATATCCGCGGGAATGTCGAGACGCGCCTGCGCAAGCTGACCGAAGAAGATCTCGACGGCGTGGTGCTGGCGTCGGCCGGCATGAAGCGTCTGGGTTTTGCCGCTCGGATCAGCGAATATCTCGCGCCCGAGGTCATGCTGCCCGCCATCGGCCAAGGCGCCCTGGGTCTGGAGAGCCGGGTGGACGATGCGGAAATCAATGCACTCATTGATTTTTTCAACCACTCCGAAACCGCCTATGCCGTCACCGCCGAGCGCGCCCTGCTGCGCCACCTCGAAGGCGGCTGCCAGGTGCCCATTGCCGCCTACGGTACGGTGAGCGGCGATCAGGTGCGTTTGACCGGCCTGGTGGCGAGTGTCGACGGCCGCCAATTTCTCAAGAAAACCCTCAGCGGGCCGGTGGCCGAGGCGCAAGCCCTGGGCGTGTCTCTCGCCGAGGATCTGCTGGTCATGGGCGCCGACAAGATTCTCAACGAGGTCTACCAGCACGAAACCTTCAACCGCGACCGCGAAGACGTGTGA
- a CDS encoding DUF2270 domain-containing protein, whose amino-acid sequence MALESKDGEKLSRGETITALVHYYRAEVTRSLAWRTRLDRTTNWAVGTTAAFLGFGFSHPEITHAFFLFGIAIAYILLFVEARRYRFYDAYEYRVRLLNQNFIYGVLNSRLQLEEGSYWLAELASDLRYPQYKMPRIYALGRRIYSNYIYLFLVLIAGWLFKIKLHPVGAENWQQYLSQARLGMIPGWCVLLFILVFFLHLLVFLVIGRRKRGGRDVFFGSQQAEKKKRNDLEEI is encoded by the coding sequence ATGGCGCTCGAGTCCAAAGACGGCGAAAAGCTCAGCCGTGGCGAAACCATTACCGCCCTGGTGCATTACTATCGGGCCGAGGTGACGCGCAGTCTGGCCTGGCGCACCCGGCTCGACCGCACCACCAACTGGGCGGTGGGAACCACGGCGGCGTTTCTTGGCTTCGGCTTTTCGCATCCGGAGATCACCCACGCGTTTTTCCTCTTCGGCATCGCCATCGCCTATATCCTGCTCTTCGTCGAGGCGCGCCGCTACCGCTTCTACGACGCCTACGAATACCGGGTGCGGCTGCTCAACCAGAACTTCATCTATGGTGTGCTCAACAGCCGCCTGCAGCTGGAGGAGGGGTCCTACTGGCTGGCTGAATTGGCCTCGGATCTGCGCTACCCGCAATACAAGATGCCGCGTATCTACGCCTTGGGGCGGCGCATCTACTCCAACTACATCTACCTGTTTCTGGTGCTCATCGCCGGTTGGCTGTTCAAGATCAAGCTACATCCGGTCGGTGCCGAGAACTGGCAGCAGTACTTGAGCCAGGCGCGCCTGGGCATGATCCCGGGTTGGTGCGTTTTGTTATTTATCCTGGTGTTTTTCCTGCACCTTCTGGTGTTTCTCGTCATCGGCCGACGTAAGCGCGGCGGGCGCGATGTGTTCTTCGGCTCACAGCAGGCGGAGAAGAAAAAGCGAAATGATCTCGAAGAAATCTGA